The Candidatus Sericytochromatia bacterium genome includes the window CACCACGTAGGCGATCACCCCTGAGGCGAGGGCCAGCACGGTGGCCGAGCCGCCCAGGGCGCCTCCCAGGCCCGAGGCCACCAGGACCCCGCCAAGCAGGGCGCAGGCCACGACGGTGGCGGCGCGACGGGCCGCCGCCCGGCTGGCGCCGGCCGCCAGCAGCACGCTGGCGGCCACCACGCCTTCCGGCAGCAGGTGCAGCAACAGCCCGGCCCCGAGCAGGGCGCCGAGCTGGGCGCTGGTCGAGAAGCCTGCCGCCAGGCTGAGGCCATCGAAAAAGGTGCAGACGATCAGGCAGCCCACCGCCGTGCAGGCCGTGCCGTGGCTCAGCAGGCCGTGCGCGTGGTGCCCGTGGCTGTGCGCCAGCGTGGTCGAAAGCGCGGCCGCGGAACCGGCCACATGGTGGTGGTGGGCGTGGGCATGGGCGTCGCAGTCGGCTGCGTGGGCCTCGTGGCTAACCGAGTGGTCGTGCTGGC containing:
- a CDS encoding ZIP family metal transporter, coding for MTILVYSLVTAALMLAGGLWVATRPQAWLTEGRLSLLVAAGTGLLLATLGLEMLPSASEALGHRAFVWFLAGIGIVLLLEHHAAPWLDRLLAPPRSSCQHDHSVSHEAHAADCDAHAHAHHHHVAGSAAALSTTLAHSHGHHAHGLLSHGTACTAVGCLIVCTFFDGLSLAAGFSTSAQLGALLGAGLLLHLLPEGVVAASVLLAAGASRAAARRAATVVACALLGGVLVASGLGGALGGSATVLALASGVIAYVVLGQLVPVALRAPGGLWLMLGVTAALALFEHLWPHSHA